ACGGCGGCAGCATCAGCGGCGACGACTCGGCGGCGTCGGCGAACTTCTCCCGCCAGTTTTCTTTCTTCCCCAACGGACTGTCGTACATCGCCGTAGCGTTGACGACGATCACCGCATTGGCGTCGGAGGGCAAGCGGCGGCTCAGTTCAACGAACGTCTGGGCGTCGACGGTCGCCGTCACGGCGAGCGAACCGACGCAGGCGATCATCGCGACGGAGCGGCGGAAGAAACTCATCAATTCAATCTCCGGATGGCGTAGCGAAAGACAGGGAAGCCGATGCCGCGGCGAACGTCGGCGGCATCTATCGTGAGCGGCGAGCTCCGCTCAATCCGCGGCGTCATCCGAGACGTTCCCCGCGCTGTCCTCGCACGGGTAGGGCGCCGACTCTTCACGCAATTCGCTGATCGCGTTGTGGGCCGCCCGTTGTTCCGATTCTTTCTTGCTCTTGCCCCACGCAGCCGTGAAGCGCCGCGAGCCGATCTGGGCCGAGATCTTGAAGCACTTGCTGTGATCCGGACCCTTCTCGTCGAGCATGATGTAGTTGGGAGTCACGCCGAACTCGCGCTGGGCGAGCTGTTGCAGCAGCGACTTGAAGTTGCCGCCGAATTCGCACGACACGGCCGCTTCGATCTCGCCGTCGACGTGACGCAAGATGAACTGCTCGGCCGCCGGCATGCCGCCATCAAGGTAGATCGCGGCGATGAGCGACTCAAAGGCAGCGGCGAGCACCGAACGGGGAACGGTGGGATCGGCGGCCATCCCTTTGCCGAGAATGAGGTGGACATCGAGCCCGAGCGCTTCGCTCATCCGTGCGCACGTATCGCGACTAACGACGACTGATTTGATCTTCGTCAGTTCCCCTTCGGAGTATTCGGGGTATTGCTGAAACAGCCGTTCGCAAACGACCATGCCGAGGATCGCGTCGCCGAAGAATTCCATCCGCTCGTTGGAGGAGAGCCGATGCTGCACGCCCGAAGCGTGGGTGAGGGCGCCTTCCAGCAGCTGCGGCTCGCGAAACGCATAGCCAATTTGCTGCTGACAAACTTCAAGATCGCCACGGCGCACATCGCTGGCGTCAGACACAGTATTTGTACTCATCGCAATGGTGTATTGCGGAGGCTTCGCTGACGCAGCCTGCGGGGATGAACCCGTGCGGCTGCAGCGGCAGAGCCCTCGCGGAGGATAAGGATGGTACGGGAGAGAACGCCCCTCGCCGACCCATCCGTGAAATCCGGCCGAGAACCAAGTTGTAGGCTAAACTGGGCGGCCCCAAACGTCAACGACAGGGGCAAAGACGCCTGCCGTCCGGGCCAGCGTTAGCGTACACTTACCGGGCTACAGTCCGGCCCCGTTTTCACGCAGACGGCATGATCAACACCCTCCTACTCCCAGAGCTTCGGGAAATGCTCGCGACGCACGACGCCGCGGGGCTGGAGGATTTTTGCGACGCCATGCACCCCGCCCGGGCGGCGGAGTTTATGGAGGGGCTCACCGCCGCCGAAACCTGGGAAGTTCTCCAGGCCGCCGAGCCGACCGAGCGGGTCGAGATCTTCGAATATCTCGATGGGGAGCGGCAGGTCGAGATTCTCCAAACGGCCCCCCCCGAGGAGACGTGCCAGGTCATTGCCCGGATGGCGCCGGACGATCGCGTCGACTTGCTCAAACTGATCGACCCGGCGATCGTCGAGCGGTTGCTGCCGCTGCTGCCGAGCGAAGAACGCCGCGACATCACTCGGCTGAGCCAGTACCCGGAGGGGACGGCCGGCTCGCTGATGACCACCAGCGTCGCCCGGCTGCCGGAATCGGTGACTGTCGGCCAGGCGCTGGAAGAGATCGCCCTCCAAACCAAGAACCACGAGACGATCTACTACATCTACATCGTCGACGCCGAGAATCACCTGCGCGGGCTGATCACCGCTCGGCAGTTGCTGATGCATCTTGGGACGCCCGATGAGAACGTCACCGACCTGATGCAGCGAGACTTGGTCACGGTCGAAGCGACCGACGATCAAGAAGTCGTCGCCTCGAAGGTGGCCGACTACAACTTCATGGCGATCCCGGTCGTCGACCATGAGCATCACCTCGTCGGCATCATCACGCACGACGACGTCATCGACGTGCTCCGGGAGGAGGCTGAAGAAGACGCCTATCGCGCGGGCGCCATCGCGCCGTTGCAAGAGACCTACCTCAATACGCCAATCCACACGCTTTCGTGGAAGCGGGGGATGTGGCTCAGCGCGTTGCTCGCGGCTTCGTTCCTCACGGTCTACGCGCTGCAGTCATTTCATGAGACGCTTGACGCCGTGAAGTGGTTGCCGCTCTTCCTGCCGCTGATTGTGTCGTGCGGCGGCAATTCGGGCGGTCAGTCGGCGACGCTGATTATCACCTCGCTCACCGGCGGCGATTTGACGCTGAAAGA
This sequence is a window from Lacipirellula parvula. Protein-coding genes within it:
- the rnc gene encoding ribonuclease III, translating into MSTNTVSDASDVRRGDLEVCQQQIGYAFREPQLLEGALTHASGVQHRLSSNERMEFFGDAILGMVVCERLFQQYPEYSEGELTKIKSVVVSRDTCARMSEALGLDVHLILGKGMAADPTVPRSVLAAAFESLIAAIYLDGGMPAAEQFILRHVDGEIEAAVSCEFGGNFKSLLQQLAQREFGVTPNYIMLDEKGPDHSKCFKISAQIGSRRFTAAWGKSKKESEQRAAHNAISELREESAPYPCEDSAGNVSDDAAD
- the mgtE gene encoding magnesium transporter; translated protein: MINTLLLPELREMLATHDAAGLEDFCDAMHPARAAEFMEGLTAAETWEVLQAAEPTERVEIFEYLDGERQVEILQTAPPEETCQVIARMAPDDRVDLLKLIDPAIVERLLPLLPSEERRDITRLSQYPEGTAGSLMTTSVARLPESVTVGQALEEIALQTKNHETIYYIYIVDAENHLRGLITARQLLMHLGTPDENVTDLMQRDLVTVEATDDQEVVASKVADYNFMAIPVVDHEHHLVGIITHDDVIDVLREEAEEDAYRAGAIAPLQETYLNTPIHTLSWKRGMWLSALLAASFLTVYALQSFHETLDAVKWLPLFLPLIVSCGGNSGGQSATLIITSLTGGDLTLKDWWRVLRRELLMGLLLGAWLGAIAYMGALLVVDGPTPVDKLVVPITLLLVVTCSTIVGGALPLIFKRLGLDPALMSNPFVAGIIDITGIVIYMSICWLMLAEI